GACCTGGTGACGCCCCGGCTGGTGGCCGGACTGCACGTCACCCGCAAGGACATCGTAGCCATGGGACACGGCGGCTTGTGCATGAATTGCCCGGAATGCCGGCACCCCGTGTGCCCCTTCGGCAAATAGCCGGGCGGCAAAGAGTCAGGAGGCGTGCGTCAATGGCAAAATGGTGCACCCGAATTGTGGCTGGGCCCCCCGTGCCGCGGCAGTACCGCGACGGGGATCGATACTGGAAAAGACGCAGTGGCGGCCAGGATGTCTGTACGATGCGCGCGCCGACCAAGCGAGATCGCATCGAGACAGGCATGGTCCCTGAGCCGCGCCACTGCGCCGCCCCTTCCCCAAACAGCAAGGAGTGAGTGGAAGATGATTCAAAAAGTAATCACCGTCAACGGCATCGAGCAGAATCTGTTCGTGGACGCCGAAGCCCTGCTGTCTGACGTGCTGCGTCAGCAACTCGGGCTCACCGGCGTCAAGGTGGGCTGCGAACAGGGCCAGTGCGGCGCCTGCTCCGTCATCCTGGATGGCAAAGTGGTGCGCGCCTGCGTCACCAAAATGAAGCGCGTGGCCGACGGCGCGCAGATCACCACCATCGAAGGCGTGGGCCAGCCGGAGAACCTGCATCCGTTGCAGAAAGCCTGGGTGCTGCACGGCGGCGCGCAATGCGGCTTCTGCTCCCCCGGCTTCATCGTCTCCGCCAAGGGCCTCCTGGACACCAACGCCGACCCCTCTCGCGAAGACGTGCGTGATTGGTTCCAGAAGCATCGCAATGCTTGCCGTTGCACCGGCTACAAGCCGCTGGTGGACGCCGTGATGGACGCCGCCGCGGTCATCAATGGCAAGAAGCCCGAAACCGACCTGGAATTCAAGATGCCCGCCGACGGCCGCATCTGGGGCTCCAAATACCCCCGCCCCACGGCCGTGGCCAAGGTCACCGGCACGCTGGACTACGGCGCGGACCTGGGCCTGAAAATGCCCGCTGGCACCCTGCACTTGGCCATGGTCCAGGCCAAGGTGTCCCACGCCAACATCAAGGGCATCGACACCTCCGAAGCCCTCACCATGCCCGGCGTCCACAGCGTCATCACGCACAAGGACGTCAAGGGCAAGAACCGCATCACCGGCCTCATCACCTTCCCCACCAACAAGGGTGACGGCTGGGATCGTCCCATCCTGTGCGACGAAAAGGTCTTCCAGTACGGCGACTGCATCGCCCTGGTCTGCGCCGACTCCGAAGCCAACGCCCGCGCCGCGGCCGAAAAGGTGAAGGTGGACCTGGAAGAACTGCCCGCGTACATGAGCGGCCCTGCCGCTGCGGCCGAGGATGCCATTGAGATCCATCCCGGCACGCCCAACGTGTACTTTGAACAGCCCATCGTCAAGGGCGAAGACACCGGCCCCATCTTCGCCTCGGCCGACGTCACCGTGGAAGGCGACTTCTACGTGGGCCGCCAGCCGCACATGCCCATCGAACCAGACGTAGCCTTTGCCTACATGGGCGACGACGGCAAGTGCTACATCCACTCCAAGTCCATCGGCGTGCACCTGCACCTGTACATGATCGCCCCCGGCGTGGGCCTGGAACCCGATCAGCTGGTGCTGGTGGCCAACCCCATGGGCGGCACCTTCGGCTACAAGTTCAGCCCCACCTCCGAAGCCCTGGTGGCCGTGGCGGCCATGGCCACGGGCCGCCCCGTGCACCTGCGCTACAACTATCAGCAGCAGCAGCAGTACACCGGCAAGCGCTCCCCGTGGGAAATGAACGTCAAGTTCGCGGCCAAGAAAGACGGCACGCTCCTGGCCATGGAATCCGACTGGCTGGTGGACCACGGCCCCTACTCGGAATTCGGCGACCTCCTGACCCTGCGCGGCGCACAGTTCATCGGCGCCGGCTACAACATCCCC
This sequence is a window from Megalodesulfovibrio gigas DSM 1382 = ATCC 19364. Protein-coding genes within it:
- a CDS encoding molybdopterin-dependent aldehyde oxidoreductase, yielding MIQKVITVNGIEQNLFVDAEALLSDVLRQQLGLTGVKVGCEQGQCGACSVILDGKVVRACVTKMKRVADGAQITTIEGVGQPENLHPLQKAWVLHGGAQCGFCSPGFIVSAKGLLDTNADPSREDVRDWFQKHRNACRCTGYKPLVDAVMDAAAVINGKKPETDLEFKMPADGRIWGSKYPRPTAVAKVTGTLDYGADLGLKMPAGTLHLAMVQAKVSHANIKGIDTSEALTMPGVHSVITHKDVKGKNRITGLITFPTNKGDGWDRPILCDEKVFQYGDCIALVCADSEANARAAAEKVKVDLEELPAYMSGPAAAAEDAIEIHPGTPNVYFEQPIVKGEDTGPIFASADVTVEGDFYVGRQPHMPIEPDVAFAYMGDDGKCYIHSKSIGVHLHLYMIAPGVGLEPDQLVLVANPMGGTFGYKFSPTSEALVAVAAMATGRPVHLRYNYQQQQQYTGKRSPWEMNVKFAAKKDGTLLAMESDWLVDHGPYSEFGDLLTLRGAQFIGAGYNIPNIRGLGRTVATNHVWGSAFRGYGAPQSMFASECLMDMLAEKLGMDPLELRYKNAYRPGDTNPTGQEPEVFSLPDMIDQLRPKYQAALEKAQKESTATHKKGVGISIGVYGSGLDGPDASEAWAELNADGTITVHTAWEDHGQGADIGCVGTAHEALRPMGVAPEKIKFTWPNTATTPNSGPSGGSRQQVMTGNAIRVACENLLKACEKPGGGYYTYDELKAADKPTKITGNWTASGATHCDAVTGLGKPFVVYMYGVFMAEVTVDVATGQTTVDGMTLMADLGSLCNQLATDGQIYGGLAQGIGLALSEDFEDIKKHATLVGAGFPFIKQIPDKLDIVYVNHPRPDGPFGASGVGELPLTSPHAAIINAIKSATGVRIYRLPAYPEKVLEALKA